Proteins encoded by one window of Vigna radiata var. radiata cultivar VC1973A chromosome 5, Vradiata_ver6, whole genome shotgun sequence:
- the LOC106759781 gene encoding 9-cis-epoxycarotenoid dioxygenase NCED1, chloroplastic: MPLPASNTCFNTTLPSPFKDLPSTSSPTTLLLPRNKKTSSSNIITSSLQTIHFPKQYHPTSTSTPTTTVPTPIKTTSTTTTTTPSRETNPLSSTNQPLPQKWNFLQKAAATALDLVETALVSHERKHPLPKTADPRVQIAGNFAPVPEHAVDQGLPVVGKIPKCIDGVYVRNGANPLYEPVAGHHFFDGDGMVHAVKFTNGSASYACRFTETQRLTQEKSLGRPVFPKAIGELHGHSGIARLLLFYARGLFGLVDGSHGMGVANAGLVYFNNHLLAMSEDDLPYHVRITPNGDLTTVGRYDFNGQLNSTMIAHPKLDPVDGDLHALSYDVIQKPYLKYFRFSPNGVKSPDVEIPLKEPTMMHDFAITENFVVVPDQQVVFKLTEMITGGSPVVYDKNKTSRFGILHKNAKDANAMRWIDAPDCFCFHLWNAWEEPETEEVVVIGSCMTPADSIFNECDESLKSVLSEIRLNLRTGQSTRRPIISDAEQVNLEAGMVNRNKLGRKTQFAYLALAEPWPKVSGFAKVDLLSGEVKKYMYGEEKFGGEPLFLPNGQEEDDGYILAFVHDEKEWKSELQIVNAQNLKLEASIKLPSRVPYGFHGTFIHSKDLRKQA, encoded by the coding sequence ATGCCTTTACCAGCTTCAAACACTTGCTTTAACACCACACTACCATCTCCCTTCAAAGACCTaccttccacttcttctccCACAACCTTATTACTTCCTCGAAACAAGAAAACATCCTCTTCCAACATCATCACATCTTCCCTTCAAACCATCCACTTCCCCAAACAGTACCATCCAACATCCACATCCACACCCACCACCACAGTACCAACCCCAATCAAAActacctccaccaccaccaccaccaccccgTCCAGGGAAACCAACCCTCTCTCTTCCACCAATCAACCATTACCTCAAAAATGGAACTTTCTCCAGAAAGCCGCCGCCACAGCCTTGGACCTGGTCGAAACGGCGCTGGTCTCGCACGAGCGGAAACACCCGCTCCCGAAAACGGCGGACCCCAGGGTCCAAATCGCCGGGAACTTCGCGCCGGTGCCGGAGCATGCCGTGGATCAAGGACTTCCCGTTGTCGGAAAAATCCCCAAATGCATTGACGGCGTGTACGTGCGCAACGGCGCCAATCCGCTCTACGAGCCTGTCGCCGGGCACCACTTCTTCGATGGCGACGGCATGGTCCACGCCGTGAAGTTCACGAACGGCTCCGCCAGCTACGCTTGTCGCTTCACCGAGACGCAGCGTCTCACGCAAGAGAAATCTTTAGGCCGCCCGGTGTTTCCTAAGGCCATCGGGGAGCTCCACGGCCACTCCGGCATCGCGCGCCTCCTCCTCTTCTATGCGCGCGGCCTCTTCGGACTCGTTGATGGGTCCCACGGCATGGGCGTGGCGAACGCTGGTCTCGTCTACTTCAATAACCACCTCTTGGCCATGTCCGAAGACGATTTACCCTACCACGTGAGAATCACCCCTAACGGCGACTTAACCACCGTTGGCCGTTACGACTTCAACGGGCAGCTCAACTCCACAATGATCGCCCACCCCAAACTCGACCCCGTTGACGGCGACCTCCACGCGCTCAGCTACGACGTCATTCAGAAGCCTTACCTCAAGTACTTCCGTTTCTCCCCCAACGGCGTCAAGTCCCCCGACGTCGAAATACCCCTGAAGGAGCCCACCATGATGCACGATTTCGCCATAACGGAGAATTTCGTCGTCGTCCCCGACCAGCAGGTTGTCTTCAAACTAACGGAGATGATCACCGGAGGCTCCCCAGTGGTCTACGACAAGAACAAAACTTCACGGTTTGGGATTTTGCACAAGAATGCGAAGGACGCGAATGCGATGCGGTGGATCGACGCGCCGGATTGTTTCTGCTTCCACCTCTGGAACGCGTGGGAGGAGCCTGAAACCGAGGAGGTTGTGGTGATTGGGTCCTGCATGACCCCTGCGGACTCCATTTTCAACGAATGCGACGAGAGTTTGAAGAGTGTGCTGTCTGAGATAAGGCTGAACTTAAGGACCGGGCAGTCCACTCGGCGCCCCATTATCTCCGACGCCGAACAAGTGAACCTTGAAGCGGGCATGGTGAACAGAAACAAGCTCGGAAGGAAGACTCAGTTCGCGTATCTGGCTCTGGCCGAGCCCTGGCCCAAAGTCTCGGGCTTTGCGAAAGTTGATTTGCTGAGTGGGGAAGTGAAGAAGTACATGTATGGAGAAGAAAAGTTCGGCGGGGAGCCTCTGTTTCTTCCCAACGGccaagaagaagatgatgggtATATTCTGGCATTCGTTCACGACGAGAAAGAGTGGAAATCCGAGCTGCAGATTGTGAATGCCCAAAATTTAAAGCTCGAAGCTTCCATCAAACTCCCCTCTCGCGTTCCCTATGGTTTTCATGGCACTTTCATTCATTCTAAGGATTTGAGGAAACAAGCTTGA